From uncultured Roseateles sp., the proteins below share one genomic window:
- a CDS encoding cytochrome b/b6 domain-containing protein, which produces MPAMPEASSRPVRVWDLPTRLFHWSLALCVVGSVVSAKIGGNLMDWHMRLGYAAFTLLLFRILWGLVGGRWSRFASFIYSPQALLRYLRGKPLPGDHFEVGHSPLGALAVFGLLAILAAQVGTGLFADDEIATTGPLIRFVSGATSSLLTGYHKHWGQWLIYALVALHLLAILFYVRKRGKTLVRPMLVGDKLLAAEVPASRDGTGPRLLALALLLACAGFVAWLIALGAQPGV; this is translated from the coding sequence ATGCCCGCAATGCCCGAAGCCAGCAGTCGCCCGGTTCGCGTCTGGGACCTGCCCACGCGGTTGTTCCACTGGAGCCTGGCGCTGTGCGTGGTCGGCTCGGTTGTCAGCGCCAAGATCGGCGGCAATCTGATGGACTGGCATATGCGGCTGGGCTATGCGGCCTTCACGCTGCTGCTGTTCCGTATCCTGTGGGGGCTGGTCGGTGGCCGCTGGTCGCGCTTTGCCAGCTTCATCTACAGCCCGCAGGCTTTGCTGCGCTATCTGCGTGGCAAGCCCTTGCCGGGTGACCACTTCGAGGTGGGCCACAGCCCGCTGGGGGCGTTGGCGGTGTTCGGTCTGCTGGCGATTCTTGCCGCGCAGGTGGGCACCGGCCTGTTTGCCGATGACGAGATTGCCACCACCGGGCCCTTGATACGCTTTGTCAGCGGGGCGACCAGCAGCCTGCTGACCGGCTATCACAAGCACTGGGGCCAGTGGCTGATCTATGCCTTGGTGGCCCTGCACCTGCTGGCCATCCTGTTCTATGTGCGCAAGCGCGGCAAGACCCTGGTGCGGCCCATGCTTGTGGGCGACAAGCTGCTGGCCGCCGAGGTGCCCGCCAGCCGCGATGGCACGGGCCCGCGCCTGCTGGCCCTGGCGTTGCTGCTGGCCTGCGCCGGCTTCGTGGCCTGGTTGATAGCCCTGGGTGCCCAGCCGGGTGTGTGA